The proteins below are encoded in one region of Streptomyces marianii:
- a CDS encoding tetratricopeptide repeat protein codes for MWTGLGASAAVAAGAVTWAVMSHPATTPDGKSEEAPLTPLTAHALLQAGHVQAQHKDFDGAEATYKRVLEMEPRNKLAWYNVGVVSARDGRPDEALKAYVAALKIDPSFTSALLNQAVLLKTSDPDRAITLLERAVANNPKASTAHFQLGDTLSRKGRDGEARTAYRSAVAADPSLHSQVPKKFRDATRPSTSSDTGADR; via the coding sequence TTGTGGACAGGCCTCGGCGCATCGGCCGCGGTCGCCGCCGGGGCGGTCACCTGGGCGGTCATGTCCCACCCCGCGACCACCCCGGACGGCAAGTCCGAAGAGGCACCCCTCACCCCGCTCACGGCGCACGCACTGCTGCAGGCCGGCCATGTGCAGGCACAGCACAAGGACTTCGACGGAGCGGAGGCCACCTACAAACGGGTCCTGGAGATGGAACCGCGCAACAAGCTCGCCTGGTACAACGTGGGCGTCGTCTCCGCGCGGGACGGCAGGCCGGACGAGGCCCTGAAGGCCTACGTGGCCGCGCTGAAGATCGACCCTTCGTTCACCTCGGCCCTCCTCAACCAGGCCGTGTTGCTCAAGACGAGTGATCCCGACCGGGCGATCACGTTGCTGGAGCGGGCCGTCGCCAACAATCCGAAGGCGTCGACGGCCCATTTCCAGCTCGGCGACACGCTGTCGAGGAAGGGCCGGGACGGCGAGGCGCGGACCGCCTACCGCAGTGCCGTCGCGGCCGATCCGTCGCTGCACTCCCAGGTACCGAAGAAGTTCAGGGACGCCACGCGGCCGAGCACCTCATCCGATACGGGCGCGGACAGGTAG
- a CDS encoding DUF6126 family protein, translating into MPSEKTGVERGDGRFPKGFALRLFAYIVAGHLVAGFLYLLFSVGAK; encoded by the coding sequence GTGCCGAGTGAGAAGACGGGTGTCGAACGCGGGGACGGCCGGTTCCCCAAGGGGTTCGCGCTGCGCCTGTTCGCCTACATCGTGGCGGGGCACCTCGTGGCTGGCTTCCTCTACCTGCTGTTCTCCGTCGGCGCGAAGTAG
- a CDS encoding helix-turn-helix domain-containing protein, whose protein sequence is MPEDTTARNTGETSAALSSVASQLRDLRKRSGLTVEAAALRLGLSPAHLSRLETGQRQPSLPMLLTLARIYGTTVSDLLGETPPERDPVIRASVTGSVGADGWTYRQAGGSQRAMQALRLHVPRTVRDVLVRVHAGEEWLHVLTGRLRLTLGGKEHTLEPGDSAHYDSQTPHRISAVSPGGADLLFVHTLLQSHASDLCVGGGERPTSLGAGRRTSPPEGDDRAE, encoded by the coding sequence ATGCCCGAAGACACCACGGCGAGGAACACCGGGGAGACGAGTGCCGCACTCTCCAGTGTCGCATCACAGCTCCGGGACCTGCGCAAACGCAGCGGCCTCACCGTTGAGGCCGCCGCACTGCGGCTGGGGCTGTCCCCGGCGCACCTCTCCCGACTGGAGACCGGGCAGCGCCAGCCGTCGCTGCCCATGCTGCTGACTCTGGCCCGCATCTACGGCACCACGGTCTCCGATCTGCTCGGCGAGACCCCTCCCGAGCGGGACCCCGTCATCCGGGCCTCGGTGACGGGGTCGGTGGGAGCGGACGGGTGGACCTACCGGCAGGCCGGCGGCTCACAGCGCGCGATGCAGGCGCTCCGCTTGCACGTCCCGCGGACCGTCCGGGACGTGCTGGTCCGGGTCCACGCCGGCGAGGAGTGGCTCCACGTGCTCACGGGCCGGCTCCGGCTCACGCTCGGCGGCAAGGAGCACACCCTCGAGCCGGGCGACTCCGCCCACTACGACAGCCAAACCCCCCACCGGATCAGCGCCGTGTCGCCGGGGGGCGCGGACCTCCTCTTCGTCCACACCCTCCTGCAGAGCCACGCGAGTGATCTGTGCGTAGGAGGCGGGGAGCGTCCGACCTCGCTCGGCGCCGGACGGCGCACGAGCCCTCCCGAAGGAGACGACCGTGCCGAGTGA
- a CDS encoding WhiB family transcriptional regulator has translation MEEGKPGMESGEHWRERAACSGSEADELFAEATQQNKAKAICATCPVQTECLAEALDTGVRFGVWGGMTERERRALLRRSPHVASWRRALDAARRRAG, from the coding sequence ATGGAAGAGGGGAAGCCCGGTATGGAGTCGGGGGAGCACTGGCGGGAGCGGGCGGCCTGCAGCGGCAGTGAGGCGGACGAGCTGTTCGCCGAGGCCACCCAGCAGAACAAGGCCAAGGCGATCTGCGCGACGTGTCCGGTTCAGACCGAGTGCCTGGCCGAAGCACTCGACACCGGGGTCCGGTTCGGCGTGTGGGGCGGCATGACCGAGCGGGAACGTCGCGCGCTGCTGCGCCGGTCCCCGCACGTCGCCTCCTGGCGTCGCGCGCTCGATGCGGCCCGCCGGCGCGCCGGCTGA
- a CDS encoding EF-hand domain-containing protein, which produces MSDKARKLFEALDLDSDGTLTREEVITALRTKGPHLAAAGDLPFWGVGDADASSALFDAADQNGDAVLTLEEFAAVVDRRFGWR; this is translated from the coding sequence ATGAGCGACAAGGCCCGCAAGCTGTTCGAGGCGCTCGATCTGGACAGCGACGGAACGCTGACCCGCGAGGAAGTGATCACGGCCCTGCGGACGAAGGGCCCGCACCTGGCCGCCGCGGGCGATCTTCCGTTCTGGGGCGTGGGGGACGCCGATGCCTCCTCGGCGCTGTTCGACGCAGCCGACCAGAACGGGGACGCGGTGCTCACCCTCGAGGAGTTCGCCGCGGTGGTGGACCGCCGTTTCGGCTGGCGGTGA
- a CDS encoding ROK family transcriptional regulator, translating to MHWADAIVPSGEEAAVPAVADQVSGQGGNLSLLRNHNASLVLDLLRTAGEVGISRPEIADYTGLTPQAVSKITARLRDAGLLAEAGRHTSTGGKPRTALRLEPSAAYAVGVQLDRDEMTAVLVDLSGARVATRAVPADLGAGPDVVTDRVADQVRALLDQSLGGRPGGGYGRAGAGGALEAGESGQGRQGPEGAADAGGEGAPRVLGVGVAMPGPLDHRAGVPLRVTGYPEWDGYRLRDELASRLGLPMALDKDTNAAALGILLQGESGSFAYLHLGTGIGAGLVLEGAVYRGVRTGAGEFGHQVVQLDGPVCACGKRGCLEALCLAAIARGDVAEAARVLAVGVTNLAELLDIDQVFLGGRAVAAAEAEFVRGVRAELRSRTHLMVAPAGGSAYRIAEGAAQLILAPVFGRTETPSGLRMH from the coding sequence GTGCACTGGGCAGATGCCATCGTCCCGTCGGGCGAGGAGGCGGCCGTCCCGGCGGTCGCCGACCAGGTGAGCGGCCAGGGCGGGAACCTGTCCCTGCTCAGGAACCACAACGCGTCGCTGGTGCTCGATCTGCTGCGGACGGCCGGGGAGGTCGGCATCAGCCGTCCCGAGATCGCCGACTACACGGGCCTCACCCCGCAGGCGGTCAGCAAGATCACGGCCCGGCTCCGGGATGCGGGGCTCCTGGCGGAGGCCGGACGGCACACGTCGACCGGGGGCAAGCCGCGCACGGCGCTGCGCCTGGAACCCTCGGCGGCGTACGCCGTGGGCGTGCAACTCGACCGGGACGAGATGACAGCGGTCCTGGTGGACCTGTCCGGTGCGCGGGTGGCGACACGGGCGGTGCCCGCAGACCTCGGCGCGGGGCCGGACGTGGTCACCGACCGGGTGGCGGACCAGGTGCGCGCGCTGCTGGACCAGTCGCTGGGCGGCCGGCCCGGAGGCGGCTACGGCCGGGCGGGCGCCGGCGGAGCACTGGAGGCGGGGGAGTCCGGCCAGGGGCGGCAGGGACCCGAGGGCGCTGCGGACGCCGGCGGCGAGGGGGCGCCGCGGGTGCTGGGAGTCGGAGTCGCGATGCCGGGGCCTCTCGACCACCGCGCGGGCGTTCCGCTGCGGGTCACGGGCTACCCGGAATGGGACGGTTACCGGCTGCGCGACGAACTGGCGAGCCGGCTGGGCCTGCCGATGGCCCTCGACAAGGACACCAACGCCGCAGCCCTGGGGATACTGCTGCAGGGCGAGAGCGGCTCCTTCGCCTACCTGCACCTCGGCACCGGCATCGGCGCGGGTCTGGTACTGGAGGGGGCCGTGTACCGGGGCGTGCGGACCGGGGCCGGGGAGTTCGGGCACCAGGTCGTCCAACTCGACGGACCTGTCTGCGCCTGCGGCAAGCGAGGGTGCCTCGAAGCACTGTGCCTGGCCGCGATCGCCCGTGGTGACGTCGCCGAAGCCGCCCGCGTCCTCGCCGTCGGTGTCACCAACCTGGCCGAACTGCTCGACATCGACCAGGTGTTTCTCGGGGGCCGGGCCGTCGCCGCGGCGGAAGCGGAGTTCGTACGCGGTGTGCGGGCCGAGCTCCGGTCCCGGACGCACCTGATGGTCGCACCGGCGGGAGGCAGCGCGTACCGCATCGCCGAGGGGGCGGCCCAGCTGATTCTCGCGCCCGTGTTCGGGCGCACCGAGACCCCCTCCGGGCTGCGCATGCACTGA
- the pspAB gene encoding PspA-associated protein PspAB, which produces MGLLDAILGRSKPVRPDLDRLFGLPAAAITLQAGAGFSPTGAGSVCFAGVEGAAFARIQGDVRELLDADTGRGGTPVEFTRDTYGYTWLLARHPADDTASLVNDLHAVNILLQDAGFGPQLLCSLVGFRDTTADRDLALVYLYKRGTFYPFAPLPGGAEKRDNALELQVRALLADDLPVEDDLSRWFPLWGAPGIAAQVEDGGNG; this is translated from the coding sequence ATGGGACTCCTCGACGCCATCCTCGGCCGCAGCAAGCCGGTGCGGCCCGACCTCGACCGGCTCTTCGGCCTGCCCGCCGCGGCGATCACCCTCCAGGCGGGAGCCGGCTTCTCCCCGACCGGGGCCGGCTCGGTGTGCTTCGCCGGTGTCGAGGGCGCAGCCTTCGCAAGGATCCAGGGCGACGTGCGCGAACTGCTCGACGCCGACACCGGCCGGGGCGGCACGCCCGTGGAGTTCACCCGGGACACGTACGGCTACACGTGGCTCCTGGCCCGACACCCGGCCGACGACACGGCCTCACTGGTGAACGACCTGCATGCCGTCAACATCCTCCTCCAGGACGCCGGATTCGGCCCGCAACTGCTCTGCTCGCTGGTGGGGTTCCGCGACACCACCGCAGACCGGGACCTCGCCCTGGTGTACCTCTACAAGCGGGGCACCTTCTATCCCTTCGCCCCTCTTCCAGGAGGCGCCGAGAAGCGCGACAACGCCCTGGAACTCCAGGTCCGGGCCCTGCTCGCGGACGACCTGCCCGTCGAGGACGATCTGAGCCGGTGGTTCCCCCTCTGGGGCGCACCCGGAATCGCCGCGCAAGTGGAGGACGGCGGAAACGGATGA
- the htpX gene encoding zinc metalloprotease HtpX produces MPGTRSHSRYAADRGLTTRMVTTMFLIGLLYVVFVGVLLAVLRDSWPLVLLIAGSLFIAQFWFSDRIAAYSMGAREVTPEQAPELHGTVDRVCALADMPKPRVAIADSDVPNAFATGRSEKTALVCATTGLLRRLEPEELEGVIAHELSHVAHRDVAVMTVASFLGVLAGMMARVWLYSGLGRSSRDSNTAIAVLVIPLVSAAVYVISFLLTRLLSRYRELSADRAAALLTGRPSALASALTKVTGQMARIPTQDLRKAEPFNAFWFAPAFSSKESLSRLLSSHPTLEQRLDQLSRISQRLGRS; encoded by the coding sequence ATGCCAGGGACCCGTTCTCATTCACGCTATGCGGCCGACCGGGGACTGACCACCCGCATGGTGACGACCATGTTCCTGATCGGGCTGCTGTACGTCGTCTTCGTGGGCGTGCTGCTCGCCGTCCTGCGAGACTCCTGGCCCCTCGTCCTGTTGATCGCGGGCAGCCTGTTCATCGCGCAGTTCTGGTTCAGCGACCGGATCGCCGCGTACAGCATGGGTGCCCGCGAGGTCACCCCCGAGCAGGCGCCCGAGCTGCACGGGACCGTGGACCGCGTCTGTGCCCTGGCCGACATGCCGAAGCCGCGGGTGGCGATCGCCGACAGTGACGTACCGAACGCGTTCGCCACCGGGCGCAGCGAGAAGACGGCCCTCGTCTGCGCCACCACCGGCCTTCTCCGCCGCCTGGAGCCGGAGGAACTGGAGGGAGTGATCGCGCACGAGCTGTCGCACGTCGCCCACCGCGATGTCGCGGTGATGACCGTGGCCTCCTTCCTGGGCGTACTCGCGGGGATGATGGCCCGGGTCTGGCTCTACAGCGGGCTCGGCCGGAGCAGCCGCGACAGCAACACGGCCATAGCGGTTCTCGTGATACCCCTGGTGAGCGCTGCGGTCTACGTGATCAGCTTCCTGCTGACCCGGCTGCTCTCCCGTTACCGGGAGCTGTCCGCCGACCGCGCCGCCGCACTCCTGACCGGCCGCCCGTCGGCACTCGCCTCGGCACTCACCAAGGTGACCGGCCAGATGGCGAGGATCCCGACGCAGGACCTGCGCAAGGCGGAGCCGTTCAACGCCTTCTGGTTCGCCCCGGCCTTCTCCTCCAAGGAGAGCCTGAGCCGGCTGCTCTCCTCCCACCCGACGCTGGAGCAGCGCCTCGACCAGCTCAGCAGGATCTCCCAGCGGCTCGGCCGCTCGTGA
- a CDS encoding peroxiredoxin — MSTSPRTGEQITDFSLPGGVLVGDVFERREFTASEQRGKPLVLAFYPGDDTPVCTRQLCSYSSGLEAFEDCAALVWGVSPQSVDSHEAFARKHSLRIPLLADTDRTVSKAFGISAPGIGLRRAVFLIAPDGSLHWKHVSLLGMTFQSVSTLSGHLEALRKDGTR, encoded by the coding sequence ATGAGCACGAGCCCTCGGACAGGCGAGCAGATCACCGACTTCTCGTTGCCGGGCGGCGTCCTGGTGGGCGACGTGTTCGAGCGTCGTGAGTTCACCGCGTCCGAACAGCGGGGCAAGCCGCTCGTACTCGCGTTCTACCCCGGTGACGACACCCCGGTGTGCACCAGGCAGCTGTGTTCCTACTCCAGCGGGCTGGAGGCGTTCGAGGACTGCGCCGCACTGGTCTGGGGCGTCAGCCCGCAGAGCGTGGACAGCCATGAGGCCTTCGCCCGCAAGCACTCGCTGCGGATCCCGCTCCTGGCCGACACCGACCGCACGGTCTCGAAGGCGTTCGGCATCAGCGCCCCGGGCATCGGTCTGCGCCGGGCCGTGTTCCTGATCGCCCCGGACGGGTCCCTCCACTGGAAGCACGTCTCCCTGCTCGGCATGACGTTCCAGAGCGTCTCGACCCTGTCCGGCCACCTGGAGGCGCTGCGGAAGGACGGCACTCGGTAG
- a CDS encoding arsenate reductase ArsC, with translation MAEKPSVLFVCVHNAGRSQMAAGWLSHLAGDRIEVRSAGSAPADQVNPAAVEAMREVGIDISAETPKILTVDAVRESDVCITMGCGDTCPVFPGKRYLDWALEDPAGQGVGAVRPIRDQIRRLVEGLIEELAPEKTG, from the coding sequence ATGGCCGAGAAGCCCTCCGTCCTGTTCGTCTGCGTCCACAACGCCGGCCGCTCCCAGATGGCCGCCGGGTGGCTGTCCCACCTCGCCGGCGACCGTATCGAGGTCCGCTCCGCCGGATCCGCTCCCGCCGACCAGGTCAACCCGGCCGCGGTCGAGGCCATGCGAGAGGTCGGCATCGACATCTCCGCCGAGACGCCGAAGATCCTGACCGTGGACGCGGTCAGGGAGTCCGACGTCTGCATCACCATGGGCTGCGGCGACACCTGCCCCGTCTTCCCCGGCAAGCGCTACCTGGACTGGGCGCTGGAGGACCCCGCGGGCCAGGGGGTGGGGGCCGTACGCCCGATCCGCGACCAGATCAGGAGGCTCGTCGAGGGACTGATCGAGGAACTCGCGCCCGAGAAGACCGGGTGA
- a CDS encoding ArsR/SmtB family transcription factor, whose product MMTSVDADLIRVLADPLRLRIVTLLAQETLCTTHLVEETGARQTNLSNHLKVLREAGVVETEPCGRFTYYRLKPDVLDSLAGQFADLARAAHATAEANTKRSCP is encoded by the coding sequence ATGATGACGTCAGTCGACGCTGACCTGATTCGGGTTCTGGCCGACCCGCTCAGGCTCCGGATCGTGACCCTCCTCGCCCAGGAGACGCTCTGCACCACCCACCTCGTCGAGGAGACCGGCGCCAGGCAGACGAACCTCTCCAACCACCTGAAGGTGCTGCGCGAAGCGGGCGTCGTCGAGACCGAGCCGTGCGGGCGCTTCACCTACTACCGGCTGAAGCCCGACGTCCTCGACTCGCTGGCCGGTCAGTTCGCCGATCTGGCCAGGGCCGCGCACGCCACGGCCGAGGCGAACACCAAGCGTTCCTGCCCCTGA
- a CDS encoding aquaporin has protein sequence MSATEAASARPAGSAMAPAADPRPAPGATPPRAPLLARAAAELVGTAALVAVVVGSGIQATELTRDVGLQLLANSLATVFGLGVLIVLLGPVSGAHFNPAVTLAEWWTARRGGGVTAREAAVYIPAQITGAIAGAVLAGAMFGEPLVKWSTHERSAGNLLLGEAVATAGLILLVFGLARTDRLRFAPVAVASYIGAAYWFTSSTSFANPAVTVGRAFTDTFAGIAPASVPGFVGAQLAGAVVGLALVALIFMPGRTAQAQPAA, from the coding sequence TTGAGCGCCACCGAGGCCGCCTCCGCCCGCCCGGCCGGTTCCGCCATGGCTCCGGCCGCGGACCCGCGGCCCGCGCCGGGTGCCACGCCGCCCCGCGCCCCCCTCCTCGCCCGGGCGGCCGCCGAACTGGTGGGCACCGCCGCCCTGGTGGCCGTCGTCGTCGGCTCCGGTATCCAGGCGACCGAGCTCACCCGGGACGTCGGCCTCCAGCTGCTGGCCAACTCGCTCGCCACGGTCTTCGGGCTCGGCGTGCTGATCGTCCTGCTCGGCCCGGTCTCCGGGGCCCACTTCAACCCCGCCGTGACGCTCGCCGAGTGGTGGACCGCCCGTCGAGGCGGCGGCGTCACGGCCCGCGAGGCCGCGGTCTACATACCGGCTCAGATCACGGGTGCGATCGCGGGCGCCGTCCTCGCCGGCGCCATGTTCGGTGAGCCCCTGGTGAAGTGGTCCACACACGAGCGGTCCGCCGGCAACCTGCTGCTCGGCGAGGCCGTGGCGACGGCCGGACTGATCCTGCTCGTCTTCGGCCTGGCGCGCACCGACCGGCTCCGCTTCGCCCCGGTCGCGGTCGCCTCCTACATCGGCGCCGCCTACTGGTTCACCTCCTCGACGTCCTTCGCCAACCCGGCGGTGACCGTCGGACGGGCGTTCACCGACACCTTCGCCGGCATCGCCCCCGCCTCCGTCCCCGGGTTCGTCGGCGCCCAACTCGCCGGTGCCGTCGTGGGCCTCGCCCTGGTCGCGCTCATCTTCATGCCCGGCCGCACCGCCCAGGCGCAGCCCGCCGCATGA
- a CDS encoding NAD(P)-binding domain-containing protein, whose product MNVPTATLPVVVIGAGPIGLAAAAHLVERGLEPLVLEAGAGAGSAVREWSHVRLFSTWAELVDPAAEKLLAPTGWVKPDGAGYPTGGDWAQRYLQPLADVLGGRVRFGARVTGVSRVGRDRVVDADRGRQPFTVHLVHVDGTEERITARAVIDASGTWSTPGPLGGDGLPALGERAVADRISYRVPDLRDDAVRARYAGRRTAVIGTGASAFTALAQLADLAVDAPGTHAVWILRRGISGSTFGGGAADELPARGALGLAAKAAVDEGCADAVTGFRTDAIERNGEQLVLVAEDGRRLDPVDEVIVLTGFRPDLTFLTELRLGLDERLQAPVALAPLIDPNVHSCGTVYPHGAGELSHPEEDVYLVGMKSYGRAPTFLAMTGYEQVRSIAAALAGDHEAAARVELALPETGVCGGAGLFDEPETAQAGGGCCATPGALQIGAGAPAASGGC is encoded by the coding sequence GTGAACGTGCCCACCGCCACCCTGCCCGTCGTGGTGATCGGGGCCGGCCCGATCGGTCTGGCCGCCGCTGCCCACCTCGTCGAACGAGGTCTGGAGCCCCTGGTCCTGGAAGCCGGAGCCGGTGCGGGCAGCGCGGTGCGGGAGTGGAGCCACGTGCGGCTGTTCTCCACCTGGGCCGAGCTCGTGGATCCGGCCGCAGAGAAGCTCCTGGCACCCACTGGCTGGGTGAAGCCGGACGGCGCCGGCTACCCGACCGGCGGCGACTGGGCACAGCGCTACCTCCAGCCCCTGGCCGATGTCCTCGGGGGCAGGGTCCGGTTCGGTGCCCGCGTCACCGGTGTCTCGCGCGTCGGCCGCGACCGCGTCGTGGACGCCGACCGCGGACGGCAGCCCTTTACCGTCCACCTCGTCCACGTCGACGGCACCGAGGAGCGGATCACCGCCCGCGCCGTCATCGACGCCTCCGGTACCTGGTCGACTCCCGGGCCCCTCGGCGGCGACGGCCTGCCGGCCCTCGGCGAACGGGCAGTCGCCGACCGCATCTCCTACCGTGTGCCCGACCTGCGCGATGACGCAGTACGTGCCCGGTACGCGGGCAGGCGCACCGCCGTCATCGGCACCGGCGCCTCCGCCTTCACCGCCCTCGCCCAGCTCGCGGACCTCGCCGTGGACGCCCCGGGCACACACGCGGTGTGGATCCTGCGGCGCGGCATCTCCGGCTCCACCTTCGGCGGCGGGGCGGCCGACGAGCTCCCCGCCCGCGGCGCGCTGGGCCTGGCGGCGAAGGCCGCCGTGGACGAGGGCTGCGCCGATGCCGTCACCGGCTTCCGGACCGATGCGATCGAGAGGAACGGCGAACAGCTGGTGCTCGTCGCCGAGGACGGCCGCCGGCTGGACCCGGTGGACGAGGTCATCGTCCTCACGGGCTTCCGCCCCGACCTGACGTTCCTGACCGAGCTGCGTCTCGGCCTCGACGAGCGCCTCCAGGCCCCGGTGGCGTTGGCACCGCTGATCGACCCGAACGTCCACTCCTGCGGAACCGTCTACCCACACGGAGCGGGAGAGCTGTCGCACCCGGAGGAGGACGTCTACCTCGTCGGCATGAAGTCCTACGGCCGCGCCCCGACGTTCCTCGCCATGACCGGCTACGAGCAGGTCCGCTCCATCGCCGCCGCCCTGGCCGGTGACCACGAGGCCGCCGCCCGCGTCGAACTCGCCCTCCCCGAGACCGGCGTCTGCGGCGGAGCCGGCCTGTTCGACGAGCCCGAAACCGCCCAGGCCGGCGGCGGCTGCTGCGCCACGCCCGGCGCCCTTCAGATCGGTGCCGGCGCCCCGGCCGCCTCCGGCGGCTGCTGA
- a CDS encoding ArsI/CadI family heavy metal resistance metalloenzyme, with the protein MSRLQLALRVPDLAASVAFYTRLFATEPAKLRDGYANFAITDPPLKLVLVEGSPEEATRMDHLGVEVDSTDAVHAAAGRLAEAGLSTEEENDTTCCYALQDKVWVHGPGREPWEVYVVKADADTLTRQRGSTCCTGPGASRTHPTHAPRNPAHRS; encoded by the coding sequence ATGTCCCGCCTACAGCTTGCTCTCCGTGTCCCCGACCTCGCCGCTTCGGTCGCGTTCTACACCAGGCTCTTCGCCACCGAACCCGCCAAACTCCGCGACGGCTACGCCAACTTCGCCATCACCGATCCCCCGCTCAAGCTCGTCCTCGTCGAAGGGAGCCCGGAGGAGGCGACCCGCATGGACCACCTCGGCGTCGAGGTGGACAGCACCGACGCCGTCCACGCCGCCGCCGGCCGCCTCGCCGAAGCGGGGCTGTCCACCGAAGAGGAGAACGACACCACCTGCTGCTACGCCCTCCAGGACAAGGTCTGGGTCCACGGCCCCGGCCGGGAGCCGTGGGAGGTCTACGTCGTCAAGGCCGACGCCGACACCCTGACCAGACAGCGGGGAAGCACCTGCTGCACCGGTCCCGGAGCCTCCCGCACACACCCCACCCACGCCCCGCGCAACCCCGCACATCGAAGCTGA
- a CDS encoding putative immunity protein, which yields MDEVPISDEDRRLLGRWAADCVERALPLFEARAPGDFRPREAIEGIRAFVREGKRTGRLRSLAWAAHAAARAVDDPAAAAAARAACYAAATPYIHPLATPHQSKHALGPAVHQARARELASGDDPGVGDEELRWAIEHAPEEVRALLRRMPARSPGRSRLDTLYHRLDAALRS from the coding sequence ATGGACGAAGTGCCCATCAGTGACGAAGACCGGCGGCTTCTCGGCCGCTGGGCCGCAGACTGCGTCGAGCGGGCGCTCCCGCTGTTCGAGGCTCGGGCTCCCGGCGACTTCCGACCTCGCGAGGCGATCGAGGGCATCCGGGCCTTCGTGCGCGAGGGGAAGCGGACCGGGCGGCTGCGCTCCCTCGCCTGGGCCGCCCACGCGGCCGCACGCGCAGTCGACGACCCGGCTGCCGCAGCCGCCGCCCGCGCCGCGTGCTACGCGGCGGCGACCCCCTACATCCACCCCCTGGCCACCCCTCACCAGTCGAAGCACGCCCTTGGACCTGCGGTCCATCAGGCACGGGCCCGTGAGCTCGCGTCGGGCGACGACCCCGGGGTCGGTGACGAGGAGCTCCGGTGGGCGATCGAGCACGCCCCGGAGGAAGTCCGGGCGCTCCTGCGGCGGATGCCGGCGCGCAGCCCGGGCCGCAGCCGCCTGGACACGCTTTACCACCGGCTCGACGCGGCCCTGCGCAGCTGA
- a CDS encoding lysophospholipid acyltransferase family protein, whose protein sequence is MLSSLAKVLVPAVGRLTVTTDAGTVLAPGSIVAANHTSLTDPAVVLAALHHLGVEPVVMATAGLWRIPLLGRALAGGGHIPVHRNDRRAARCLDLAAAALAEGRLVLIYGEGGLPPRTDAAEAPPVAFRSGLARLAGLTGAPVVPVGQAGARRITSGSAAKQIAGLATAPLRRPALHVHVGTPVRLSGDRSARTAEAHGVVTAAWRTAAARLGEPATRRPLKPGTAPARGVAPEERVALPELVRRR, encoded by the coding sequence ATGCTCAGCAGCCTCGCCAAGGTCCTGGTGCCGGCCGTCGGACGGCTCACCGTGACCACGGACGCCGGTACCGTCCTCGCACCGGGCAGCATCGTCGCCGCCAACCACACCTCGCTCACCGACCCGGCCGTCGTCCTCGCCGCGCTGCACCACCTCGGCGTCGAACCCGTCGTCATGGCGACCGCGGGTCTCTGGCGCATCCCCCTGCTGGGTCGTGCGCTCGCCGGCGGAGGCCACATCCCCGTGCACCGCAACGACCGGCGCGCCGCCCGATGCCTCGACCTCGCCGCAGCGGCCCTGGCCGAGGGGCGGCTGGTCCTCATCTACGGCGAGGGCGGACTCCCGCCCCGTACGGACGCCGCCGAAGCCCCGCCCGTCGCCTTCCGCAGCGGCTTGGCGCGGCTCGCCGGGCTCACCGGTGCGCCCGTCGTACCCGTGGGCCAGGCAGGTGCCCGCCGGATCACCTCGGGGAGCGCCGCCAAACAGATCGCGGGGCTGGCCACCGCTCCACTGCGCCGCCCGGCCCTCCACGTCCACGTCGGGACACCGGTGCGTCTCAGCGGTGACCGGTCCGCCCGTACGGCGGAGGCGCACGGCGTGGTGACGGCCGCCTGGCGGACGGCGGCGGCCCGACTCGGCGAGCCCGCCACGCGCCGGCCGCTGAAGCCGGGCACTGCCCCGGCACGAGGCGTGGCGCCGGAGGAGCGCGTCGCACTTCCCGAGCTCGTGCGGAGGCGGTGA